The Primulina huaijiensis isolate GDHJ02 chromosome 17, ASM1229523v2, whole genome shotgun sequence genome window below encodes:
- the LOC140963612 gene encoding dirigent protein 1-like, with the protein MPGLIITLASNPILPLLAAVPILYWALNHRKKTKITLYVHDYLTGDDYSAVTVAGRNGHATSILEFGTVLAVDDPVTEGPDTESKEIGRAQGMYINSQLDGKALHLMFSIIFTEGEYKGSSLEIQGSDIFSVKEREFSVVSGTGYFRFVQGYGILTTEMMDIKNLRAVLKLDITVKHF; encoded by the coding sequence ATGCCCGGTCTCATAATCACCCTTGCATCAAACCCCATATTACCCCTCCTCGCCGCCGTACCCATCCTCTACTGGGCACTAAACCACCGCAAGAAAACCAAGATCACTCTCTACGTGCACGACTACCTAACCGGAGACGACTACTCCGCCGTGACGGTCGCGGGACGAAACGGTCACGCCACCAGCATCTTGGAGTTCGGAACCGTTCTGGCGGTGGATGATCCGGTTACGGAAGGACCCGATACCGAGTCGAAAGAAATTGGGAGGGCTCAGGGGATGTATATAAACTCTCAGCTAGATGGGAAAGCGTTGCACTTGATGTTTTCCATTATATTTACGGAGGGGGAATACAAAGGGAGCAGCCTGGAGATTCAGGGGTCTGATATCTTCTCCGTGAAAGAGAGGGAGTTTTCTGTGGTTTCGGGAACAGGTTACTTTAGGTTTGTCCAGGGTTATGGGATTTTGACGACGGAGATGATGGATATAAAGAATCTGAGAGCTGTTCTTAAGCTGGATATCACTGTTAAACACTTTTGA
- the LOC140963163 gene encoding protein RGF1 INDUCIBLE TRANSCRIPTION FACTOR 1-like yields METMLVPPWLVRLLNTTFFNVCRTHGDAARSECNMFCLDCNSDGFCFYCRSSKHEDHQVIQIRRSSYHDVVRVSEIQKVLEINDVQTYVINSARVLFLNERPQPKGGKTVSHVCEICGRSLLDTFRFCSLGCKLVGIKSNGDASFTLYEKNKVAIQRGEGISRRVKEEEEEEDQELREGSQQEIYPISPPPILSSARRRKGIPHRAPFRS; encoded by the exons ATG GAGACAATGCTGGTGCCGCCATGGCTGGTAAGATTGCTAAACACAACCTTCTTCAATGTTTGCCGGACTCACGGGGATGCGGCCCGGAGCGAATGCAATATGTTTTGCTTAGATTGCAACAGCGATGGGTTTTGCTTCTACTGCAGGTCATCCAAACACGAAGATCATCAAGTTATTCAG ATAAGGAGATCTTCGTATCACGACGTGGTGAGGGTTTCGGAGATTCAGAAGGTTTTGGAGATAAACGATGTGCAGACATATGTAATAAACAGCGCGAGGGTTTTGTTTCTGAATGAAAGGCCTCAGCCTAAAGGTGGGAAGACTGTCTCTCATGTATGTGAAATTTGTGGAAGGAGCCTTTTGGATACTTTTCGATTTTGTTCTTTGGGGTGTAAG cttGTGGGAATAAAGAGTAATGGGGATGCAAGCTTTACATTATATGAAAAGAATAAGGTAGCAATACAAAGAGGAGAAGGTATTTCAAGAAGAGTgaaagaggaagaagaagaagaagatcaaGAATTGCGTGAAGGATCACAACAAGAAATATACCCAATCTCACCTCCTCCTATTCTTTCTAGTGCAAGAAGAAGAAAGGGCATTCCTCATAGGGCTCCTTTTAggtcctaa